From a single Lates calcarifer isolate ASB-BC8 linkage group LG12, TLL_Latcal_v3, whole genome shotgun sequence genomic region:
- the ip6k1 gene encoding inositol hexakisphosphate kinase 1, protein MCLPHTNNMDSKLQGAGQGGGASLRPQGGGVPLEPFVHQVGGHTSMMRYDDHTVCKPLISREQRFYEFLPPEMKEFTPEYKGVVLVCFEGDSDGYINLVAYPYVESSNMEGGTTEHEERDPPEREQPRRKHSRRSFHRSSSSSDHKDERPDRRESHDTDTSDNLGELKSPRLDPKIHSDVPFQMLDWNSGLTSEKISHNPWSLRCHKQQLSRMRSESKDRKLFKFLLLENVVHHFSYPCILDLKMGTRQHGDDASEEKAARQRMKCEQSTSATLGVRVCGMQVYQLNTGHYLCRNKYYGRGLSIEGFRQALYQYMHNGKGLRQDLFEPILNKLRSLKAVLERQASYRFYSSSLLIIYEGKEPEGPSVLSSGQHAAWQQKTPCAPAEPHCGHGPHVPLAPDTPCETDMSQNPDPGLLSSQGPGLMAPPSPHPPPQAPPTKSDCHSFLPPPPSPHSHPDSSSSSSSSSPPAPSLISFPPPPAPPPKQPPLVDVRMIDFAHSTFKGFRGDTAVHDGPDRGYVFGLESLVQILESLRDDNLP, encoded by the exons ATGTGCCTCCCTCACACCAACAACATGGACAGCAAGCTACAGGGGGCGGGGCAGGGGGGAGGGGCTTCACTTCGACCACAAGGAGGAGGCGTTCCACTGGAGCCCTTCGTACACCAG gtgGGGGGTCACACCAGTATGATGCGTTACGATGACCACACGGTGTGTAAGCCTCTGATCAGCCGAGAGCAGCGCTTCTACGAGTTCCTGCCTCCAGAGATGAAAGAGTTCACTCCGGAGTATAAAG GTGTGGTGCTGGTCTGTTTCGAAGGCGACTCCGACGGCTACATCAACCTGGTGGCCTACCCCTACGTGGAGAGCAGCAACATGGAGGGAGGGACCACGGAGCACGAGGAACGCGACCCACCTGAGAGGGAGCAGCCAAGGAGGAAGCACTCCCGCCGCAGCTTCCATcgctcctcctcgtcctctgaCCACAAGGACGAGCGGCCCGACAGGAGGGAGTCGCACGACACGGACACCTCTGATAA TCTCGGAGAGCTGAAGAGTCCCAGGCTCGACCCAAAGATCCACTCAGATGTTCCCTTCCAGATGTTGGACTGGAACAGCGGCCTGACGTCAGAGAAGATCAGCCACAACCCCTGGAGCCTCCGCTgtcacaaacagcagctcagccGCATGAGATCTGAGTCCAAGGACCGCAAACTCTTCA AGTTCCTGTTGTTGGAGAACGTGGTTCACCACTTCTCCTACCCCTGCATCCTGGACCTGAAGATGGGCACCAGGCAGCACGGAGACGACGCCTCCGAGGAGAAGGCGGCGAGGCAGAGGATGAAATGTGAACAGAGCACTTCGGCGACGCTGGGAGTCAGAGTGTGTGGCATGCAG gtgtaCCAGCTGAACACAGGTCATTACCTCTGCAGGAACAAGTACTACGGCCGCGGCCTGTCGATCGAAGGCTTCCGCCAGGCCCTCTACCAGTACATGCATAACGGAAAGGGCCTGAGGCAGGACCTCTTTGAGCCAATCCTGAATAAGCTTCGCAGCCTGAAGGCGGTGCTGGAGAGGCAGGCATCCTATCGCTTCTACTCATCCTCACTGCTCATCATCTATGAGGGAAAG GAACCTGAGGgcccctctgtcctcagctctgGACAGCATGCAGCCTGGCAACAGAAGACTCCCTGTGCCCCGGCAGAGCCCCACTGTGGCCACGGGCCCCACGTTCCTCTGGCCCCCGACACTCCCTGTGAAACGGACATGAGCCAGAACCCAGACCCGGGGTTGCTGTCCTCTCAGGGACCTGGACTGATGGCTCCGCCCTCCCCTCATCCTCCCCCACAGGCCCCACCCACCAAGTCAGACTGCCActccttcctcccccctccaccctcgCCTCACTCGCATCCagactcctcctcttcctcctcctcctcctccccccctgcTCCCAGTTTAATTTCcttcccacctcctcctgctcccccgCCCAAGCAGCCCCCCCTGGTGGACGTTCGTATGATCGACTTCGCCCACTCCACCTTTAAGGGTTTTCGTGGCGACACGGCGGTGCATGACGGGCCGGACCGGGGCTACGTGTTCGGACTAGAGAGCCTGGTCCAGATCCTGGAGAGCCTGCGGGACGACAACCTGCCGTag